The Deltaproteobacteria bacterium genome has a window encoding:
- a CDS encoding DUF86 domain-containing protein: MVSAERIADKFSKMDEFLGILTRMQNTPLDVFVQDKILLGSAKYYLQICIETCLDIANHIIAAEGFRAPRDYADSFRVLEEN; this comes from the coding sequence GTGGTATCTGCTGAAAGGATCGCAGATAAGTTCAGCAAGATGGATGAATTCCTTGGGATCTTGACACGGATGCAAAACACCCCGCTGGATGTGTTCGTGCAGGATAAGATACTGCTTGGAAGCGCAAAGTATTATCTGCAGATTTGCATCGAGACATGCCTGGACATTGCAAACCACATTATTGCTGCAGAGGGTTTCAGGGCACCCAGGGATTACGCGGATTCTTTCAGGGTGCTCGAAGAAAAT